A window of the Brachybacterium sacelli genome harbors these coding sequences:
- a CDS encoding phospholipase D-like domain-containing protein — translation MTKPRSALLADGRRILVRSAATAAGALVGAQALVIATLVVVDGVKERGRKVRGAPRPGTFHAQVEQSQLSIYTSGATLYDDMIEAIDSARTSIQMETFIWKGDEVGQRFMDALNGAAERGVEVHVIYDGFANLVVRRSFYRQFSERIHVWRMPLVRRKFWKGIIRLSGLNHSKIMVVDHHIGFVGGYNIGAPYALRWRDTHLREIGPAVWELRNAIAQVWNEGREADDQIAWVPPRSGDPEVRVAANLPVQLVYPIRGTYLAAIERARSHIFITTPYFVPDQQILAALVKAAQRGVDVRVMLPEESNHIVADWVSRGFYGQMLDAGITILLYRAAMIHAKTATIDGRWSTVGTANIDRLSLSFNYETNVEIIDPGFAAQIEKIYKADSEHCEMLTSPDWRDRHPMARLAEVILSPLRSLL, via the coding sequence ATGACGAAGCCACGCAGCGCCCTCCTCGCGGACGGGCGCCGGATCCTCGTGAGGTCGGCCGCGACGGCCGCCGGGGCGTTGGTCGGCGCGCAGGCACTCGTCATCGCGACTCTGGTGGTGGTCGACGGAGTCAAGGAGCGCGGCCGCAAGGTGCGCGGCGCGCCGCGCCCCGGGACGTTCCACGCGCAGGTGGAGCAGTCGCAGCTCAGCATCTACACCTCGGGGGCCACGCTCTACGACGACATGATCGAGGCGATCGACTCGGCCCGCACCTCGATCCAGATGGAGACCTTCATCTGGAAGGGTGACGAGGTGGGCCAACGGTTCATGGATGCCTTGAACGGTGCCGCAGAGCGAGGCGTCGAGGTCCACGTGATCTACGACGGGTTCGCCAACCTGGTGGTGCGGCGCTCGTTCTACCGGCAGTTCTCCGAGCGGATCCACGTCTGGAGGATGCCGCTCGTGCGCCGGAAGTTCTGGAAGGGGATCATCCGGCTCTCCGGGCTCAACCATTCCAAGATCATGGTCGTGGACCACCACATCGGCTTCGTCGGCGGATACAACATCGGCGCGCCCTACGCCCTGCGGTGGCGCGACACCCACCTGAGGGAGATCGGTCCTGCCGTGTGGGAACTGCGCAATGCCATCGCGCAGGTCTGGAACGAGGGCCGTGAGGCCGACGACCAGATCGCGTGGGTCCCGCCGCGCAGTGGGGACCCGGAGGTGCGGGTGGCCGCGAACCTTCCTGTGCAACTGGTCTACCCCATCCGCGGCACCTACCTGGCGGCGATCGAGCGCGCCCGGAGCCATATCTTCATCACGACCCCGTATTTCGTCCCCGACCAGCAGATCCTCGCCGCACTCGTCAAGGCTGCGCAGCGCGGGGTCGACGTGCGCGTGATGCTCCCCGAGGAGTCCAACCACATCGTCGCCGACTGGGTCTCGCGCGGCTTCTACGGGCAGATGCTCGATGCGGGGATCACGATCCTGCTGTACCGCGCGGCGATGATCCACGCGAAGACGGCCACGATCGACGGCCGGTGGTCCACGGTGGGCACCGCGAACATCGACCGCCTCTCCCTGTCGTTCAACTACGAGACCAACGTCGAGATCATCGATCCGGGCTTCGCCGCCCAGATCGAGAAGATCTACAAGGCCGACTCCGAGCATTGCGAGATGCTCACCTCTCCGGACTGGCGCGACCGCCATCCCATGGCGCGCCTCGCCGAAGTGATCCTCTCCCCGCTGCGCTCACTGCTGTGA
- a CDS encoding SDR family oxidoreductase: protein MPLHEGRTYVVTGADGGIGASVAGTLEDHGARVIRCGQGPEIDVRADLADDPGRDQLVQEVGRRAPGGIDGLVLVTGPVTASERTVHEDYFGSLAVLAGLRVVLRRKRSPRVVLVTSASSLTAGDGDVISACLRGDEELAGAAAEVAVASGRGGELSRSAAIALNRWVRQSATAEEWAGTGVVVNVVAPGLVETDTARDVMLADQDQLNVLRTALPQPLGLPGPIRAVADAISWMVSEQNSFMAGQIVFVDGGADAALRSDRPYVDGAHYSPMAMARMMFWSLRAKARPLLRAGGPRGRTGS from the coding sequence ATGCCCCTCCATGAGGGTCGCACCTACGTCGTCACCGGGGCCGACGGCGGCATCGGTGCATCCGTCGCGGGGACGCTAGAGGACCACGGCGCGCGGGTCATCCGCTGTGGTCAGGGCCCGGAGATCGACGTGCGCGCGGACCTCGCCGACGATCCGGGGCGCGATCAGCTGGTCCAGGAGGTCGGCCGCCGCGCGCCGGGAGGCATCGACGGGCTGGTGCTGGTGACCGGACCCGTCACGGCCTCGGAGCGCACGGTGCACGAGGACTACTTCGGCTCCCTCGCGGTGCTGGCCGGCCTGCGCGTCGTGCTGCGCCGGAAACGGTCCCCGCGCGTCGTGCTGGTCACCTCGGCCTCCTCGCTGACCGCCGGGGACGGCGACGTCATCAGCGCCTGCCTGCGCGGGGACGAGGAACTGGCCGGCGCCGCCGCGGAGGTCGCCGTCGCGAGCGGCCGGGGCGGGGAGCTGTCGCGGTCCGCGGCGATCGCGCTGAACCGGTGGGTGCGCCAGTCGGCGACCGCCGAGGAATGGGCGGGCACCGGCGTGGTCGTCAACGTCGTCGCCCCCGGCCTGGTGGAGACCGACACCGCGCGGGACGTGATGCTCGCCGATCAGGACCAGCTCAACGTCCTGCGCACCGCGCTCCCCCAGCCGCTCGGCCTGCCCGGGCCGATCCGGGCCGTGGCGGACGCGATCAGCTGGATGGTCAGCGAGCAGAACTCCTTCATGGCCGGGCAGATCGTGTTCGTCGACGGCGGGGCCGACGCGGCGCTGCGTTCCGACCGGCCGTACGTCGACGGAGCCCACTACAGCCCGATGGCGATGGCGCGGATGATGTTCTGGTCGCTGCGGGCGAAGGCACGTCCGCTCCTTCGAGCGGGTGGACCCAGAGGCCGGACCGGGTCGTGA
- a CDS encoding BCCT family transporter, producing MNDDEPAARRKRPDREARADRPAGHPLASIDYSRPQYPHDIHPALVPGIGIDEQRRRYGIDKVVFGVAGVLTVAFVIWGIADPAGVGEVADVAYAWTMSHLGWLFNAVATVVLVSLLILAFSRYGKIILGKDGEKPEFSTFSWVAMLFAAGLGIGVMFWGPSEPLTYFLTPPPLTNEPESVEAMHLALAQTYYHWGFHAWAMYALVGGAVAYAAYRRGRTLLMSSIFQRLFGKRLTDGWAGQLVDIFAIIATLFGTAAALGIAVLQIGEGVVIVSGASELTNTMMILIIGVLSAGFVISAVSGVSRGIRYLSNINIVLTIGFAGLLFILGPTLFLLNLLPSAVMEYIGSLFQMMARSASWGQATLDFQSTWTVYYWAWWISWSPFVGVFIARISRGRTIRQFLLGVILIPSSLLFVAYGIMGGTAISMYRDGQLGELEEVVPAQVLFSMAENLPLSNVLPLLIMAILAIFFITAADSASVVMGILTTRGSQSPPKLVVVFWGLVMGGIAVVMLLLGDESALEGLQSLVIITAVPFALVMLLIIVAWFRELRSDPYTLRQQYAEAAVSNAVVDGVDRYDDDFSLQVVRTEPGEGAGADVDSTHEEYTGWYQRTDEEGEPVGFDFATGEWADGWRPETGEIETVPPDAHENPDLDPDTTPREDPRA from the coding sequence ATGAACGACGACGAGCCCGCCGCCCGCCGGAAGCGGCCCGACAGGGAGGCACGGGCGGATCGTCCTGCCGGTCACCCCCTGGCGAGCATCGACTACTCGCGTCCCCAGTACCCCCACGACATCCACCCGGCGCTGGTGCCGGGGATCGGGATCGACGAGCAGCGCCGCCGCTACGGCATCGACAAGGTCGTCTTCGGCGTCGCCGGGGTGCTCACGGTGGCCTTCGTGATCTGGGGCATCGCGGACCCGGCGGGCGTCGGCGAGGTCGCCGACGTCGCGTACGCCTGGACCATGAGCCACCTCGGCTGGCTGTTCAACGCGGTCGCCACCGTGGTGCTGGTCTCGCTGCTGATCCTGGCCTTCTCCCGGTACGGGAAGATCATCCTGGGCAAGGACGGGGAGAAGCCCGAGTTCTCCACCTTCTCCTGGGTGGCGATGCTGTTCGCCGCCGGACTCGGCATCGGCGTGATGTTCTGGGGCCCCTCGGAGCCGCTGACCTACTTCCTCACGCCGCCTCCGCTGACGAACGAGCCGGAATCGGTCGAGGCGATGCACCTCGCGCTCGCCCAGACCTACTACCACTGGGGATTCCATGCCTGGGCGATGTACGCCCTGGTGGGCGGCGCCGTCGCCTACGCCGCGTACCGGCGCGGCCGCACCCTGCTGATGTCCTCGATCTTCCAGCGCCTGTTCGGCAAGCGGCTCACCGACGGCTGGGCCGGGCAGCTGGTGGACATCTTCGCGATCATCGCGACCCTGTTCGGCACCGCCGCCGCCCTGGGGATAGCCGTGCTGCAGATCGGCGAGGGCGTCGTGATCGTCTCCGGCGCCTCGGAGCTGACCAACACCATGATGATCCTGATCATCGGCGTGCTCTCGGCCGGCTTCGTGATCTCGGCCGTCTCCGGGGTCTCGCGCGGCATCCGCTACCTCTCGAACATCAACATCGTGCTCACGATCGGTTTCGCGGGGCTGCTGTTCATCCTGGGGCCCACCCTGTTCCTGCTGAACCTGCTGCCCTCGGCGGTCATGGAGTACATCGGCTCGCTGTTCCAGATGATGGCGCGCTCGGCCTCCTGGGGCCAGGCGACGCTGGACTTCCAGTCCACGTGGACCGTCTACTACTGGGCCTGGTGGATCTCCTGGTCGCCCTTCGTCGGCGTCTTCATCGCCCGCATCTCGCGCGGTCGCACGATCCGCCAGTTCCTCCTCGGCGTCATCCTCATCCCCTCGTCCCTGCTGTTCGTGGCCTACGGGATCATGGGCGGCACCGCGATCTCGATGTACCGGGACGGGCAGCTGGGCGAACTGGAGGAAGTGGTCCCTGCCCAGGTGCTGTTCTCGATGGCGGAGAACCTGCCGCTGTCCAACGTCCTCCCCCTCCTGATCATGGCCATCCTCGCGATCTTCTTCATCACCGCCGCGGACTCCGCCTCGGTGGTGATGGGCATCCTCACCACCCGGGGGAGTCAGAGCCCACCGAAGCTGGTGGTCGTCTTCTGGGGCCTGGTGATGGGCGGGATCGCCGTGGTGATGCTGCTGCTGGGAGACGAGAGCGCACTGGAGGGGCTGCAATCGCTAGTGATCATCACGGCGGTGCCGTTCGCCCTGGTCATGCTGCTGATCATCGTCGCCTGGTTCCGGGAGCTGCGCAGCGACCCGTACACCCTGCGCCAGCAGTACGCCGAGGCCGCGGTCAGCAATGCGGTGGTCGACGGCGTGGACCGCTACGACGACGACTTCAGCCTGCAGGTGGTGCGCACCGAGCCCGGCGAGGGTGCCGGTGCGGACGTCGACTCCACCCATGAGGAGTACACCGGCTGGTACCAGCGCACCGACGAGGAGGGTGAGCCGGTCGGCTTCGACTTCGCCACCGGGGAATGGGCCGACGGATGGCGCCCGGAGACCGGGGAGATCGAGACGGTCCCGCCCGATGCGCACGAGAACCCCGACCTCGATCCCGACACGACCCCGAGAGAGGACCCCCGAGCATGA
- a CDS encoding L-lactate dehydrogenase, with amino-acid sequence MIENSKLTVVGAGAVGSSVAYAGLIRGSARHIALYDIDPAKTEAEVLDLAHGTLFTGSSDIAGGSDIEVAEGSHVVVITAGAKQRPGQTRLDLAATNARIIGDLVPRLLEVAPDAILVIVTNPCDVLTMLAHEASGLPAERVFASGTVLDSSRLRWEIARRADVAAGSVHAQIIGEHGDSEFPLWSAARIGAVPILQWRRDGELLFTREQLDAIAADVRDAAYRVIRGKGATNYAIGLSSARIVEAILRDEHAVLPVAPVLSDFHGIDGVALSVPSIVSAEGARPLHETPFSGEELATLRDSAEALRGVAADLRG; translated from the coding sequence ATGATCGAGAACTCGAAACTGACCGTCGTCGGGGCGGGCGCCGTCGGCTCGAGCGTCGCCTACGCCGGCCTCATCCGCGGCTCGGCGCGTCACATCGCGCTCTACGACATCGACCCCGCGAAGACCGAGGCGGAGGTCCTCGACCTCGCCCACGGCACCCTGTTCACCGGCAGCAGCGACATCGCCGGCGGCTCCGACATCGAGGTCGCGGAAGGCTCCCACGTCGTGGTGATCACCGCCGGTGCCAAGCAGCGCCCCGGCCAGACCCGCCTCGACCTCGCCGCGACCAATGCGCGGATCATCGGCGACCTCGTCCCGCGGCTGCTGGAGGTCGCGCCCGACGCGATCCTCGTGATCGTGACCAACCCCTGTGACGTGCTCACGATGCTGGCCCACGAGGCCTCCGGCCTGCCCGCCGAGCGGGTGTTCGCCTCGGGGACGGTGCTGGACTCCTCGCGGCTGCGCTGGGAGATCGCGCGCCGCGCCGACGTGGCGGCCGGCAGCGTCCACGCCCAGATCATCGGCGAGCACGGCGATTCGGAATTCCCCCTGTGGTCCGCCGCCCGCATCGGTGCAGTCCCGATCCTGCAGTGGCGTCGCGACGGCGAGCTCCTGTTCACCCGCGAGCAGCTCGACGCGATCGCGGCCGACGTGCGCGACGCGGCGTACCGGGTGATCCGTGGCAAGGGGGCGACGAACTATGCGATAGGCCTGTCCAGCGCCCGGATCGTCGAGGCGATCCTGCGCGACGAGCACGCCGTGCTCCCGGTCGCCCCGGTGCTCAGCGACTTCCACGGCATCGACGGCGTCGCCCTGTCGGTGCCGAGCATCGTCAGCGCCGAGGGCGCCCGGCCCCTGCACGAGACCCCCTTCTCCGGGGAGGAGCTCGCCACCCTGCGCGACTCGGCCGAAGCACTGCGCGGGGTCGCCGCGGACCTCCGCGGCTGA
- the betC gene encoding choline-sulfatase: protein MRPNIVVIQADQMAAQALGAYGDPAARTPHIDALAADAAVYDRAYCTTPLCAPSRASMMTGRMPSDIGCYDNGDDFAASTPTFAHHLRAAGYHTALVGRMHFIGPDQHHGFEQRLTTDVYPADMDMVPDWRRDPAERLQWYHDADAVFTAGVSQATVQQDFDDEVGFRTLRHLNDRVRANRAAGERIPFLMVTSFIHPHDPYEPPQEHWDRFADVDIPDPAHPEVPDPAQDPHSHRLRAMSGFDRREPSGEEVRRARRSYYAAVSYIDDHIGGIRERLKTLGLADETIIIVTSDHGDMLGEKGLWFKMSPYEESSRVPLIIHGPDHLVPGGRYANPVSLLDLMPTLLELADAEQTEASGGMLEAGAIPPARQGLSLLESARRERRGTTAPTDRDVVIEYLAEGTLRPQLTLVRGRYKLVVCPGDPDQLFDLETDPRELRSVADAPEHAEVAAGMRAELEAQYDLAGLEAGVLTSQSRRRLVAEALQQGTARHWDFEPDPEQRYVRGDFWGAVQFGQIRNAQGQAADGA, encoded by the coding sequence ATGAGACCGAACATCGTCGTCATCCAGGCCGATCAGATGGCCGCCCAGGCGCTCGGCGCCTACGGCGACCCGGCCGCCCGCACTCCGCACATCGATGCCCTGGCGGCCGATGCCGCCGTGTACGACCGGGCGTACTGCACCACCCCGCTGTGCGCTCCCTCCCGCGCGTCGATGATGACGGGACGGATGCCCTCGGACATCGGCTGCTACGACAACGGCGACGACTTCGCCGCCTCGACGCCGACGTTCGCCCACCATCTGCGGGCGGCCGGCTACCACACGGCGCTCGTCGGCCGGATGCACTTCATCGGGCCCGATCAGCACCACGGCTTCGAGCAGCGCCTGACCACGGACGTCTACCCGGCGGACATGGACATGGTCCCGGACTGGCGCCGTGACCCGGCCGAACGTCTGCAGTGGTATCACGACGCCGACGCGGTCTTCACCGCCGGGGTCTCCCAGGCGACGGTCCAGCAGGACTTCGACGACGAGGTGGGCTTCCGCACCCTGCGCCACCTCAACGACCGGGTGCGGGCGAATCGTGCCGCGGGGGAGCGGATCCCCTTCCTGATGGTCACCAGCTTCATCCATCCCCACGACCCGTACGAGCCGCCGCAGGAGCACTGGGATCGCTTCGCGGACGTCGACATCCCCGATCCCGCGCACCCGGAGGTCCCCGATCCCGCGCAGGACCCCCACAGCCACCGGCTGCGGGCGATGAGCGGCTTCGACCGTCGCGAACCCAGCGGCGAGGAGGTGCGGCGGGCCCGGCGCTCCTACTACGCCGCGGTGAGCTACATCGACGACCACATCGGCGGGATCCGGGAGCGGCTGAAGACCCTGGGCCTGGCGGACGAGACCATCATCATCGTCACCAGCGACCACGGCGACATGCTCGGTGAGAAGGGCCTGTGGTTCAAGATGTCGCCCTACGAGGAGTCCTCCCGGGTGCCGCTGATCATCCACGGCCCCGATCACCTCGTGCCGGGCGGACGCTATGCGAACCCGGTCTCGCTGTTGGACCTCATGCCCACCCTGCTCGAGCTCGCCGACGCCGAGCAGACGGAGGCCTCCGGCGGCATGCTCGAGGCCGGGGCGATCCCGCCCGCGCGCCAGGGTCTCTCGCTGCTGGAGTCCGCCCGCCGTGAGCGCCGCGGCACGACGGCCCCGACGGACCGCGACGTGGTCATCGAGTACCTCGCCGAGGGCACCCTGCGTCCGCAGCTGACGCTGGTGCGCGGCCGGTACAAGCTCGTGGTCTGCCCCGGCGACCCCGACCAGCTGTTCGACCTGGAGACCGACCCTCGCGAACTGCGCAGCGTGGCGGACGCCCCGGAGCACGCGGAGGTGGCGGCCGGGATGCGCGCCGAGCTCGAGGCGCAGTACGACCTCGCCGGCCTCGAGGCGGGGGTCCTCACCAGCCAGTCACGTCGTCGCCTGGTGGCGGAGGCGCTCCAGCAGGGCACCGCCCGCCACTGGGACTTCGAGCCCGATCCCGAGCAGCGTTACGTCCGCGGCGACTTCTGGGGCGCGGTGCAGTTCGGGCAGATCCGGAACGCGCAGGGCCAGGCTGCCGACGGAGCCTGA
- a CDS encoding sodium:solute symporter family protein, translating into MNIAHIAVLICYVIVMVAVGAWFGRAKETSSGEDFVLAGRSLPAPVLGGTMLATFVGSGSIIGAANFAYTYGLTAGLLFFSGTVTGSLILVFLARRVRERAGHTVPELFDRRYGKAVRVAGTVTILIAFIGITAYQFTGAGYIISLITPLGEQSGAVLAAVLITFLALSGGLKSVAWTDFLSSVMIVFALWVTVFFVVGVDMGSDAGEISRARTDLGPLGGLSALQMLGFALPAFVLLLGDQNMYQRLAAAKSPKAAFQGAVVFILGAVVMIIPIAVLGVASSVLQPGIEPDMAVLSLSDGAFTPGVIGGALLAGAFALIVTTGSSYLLTCSANVVHDLVGQVRRSQPPTDRQNLWIGRIAVLVVATLGFVMVSFFPSVLALQMYAYTMYGATITPVLFAGLFWKRATAAGALSAMAVGALATIVWEVTGRSDELNSVLVALPLAVLSLVGVSLLTTRGRVDEPESMAAPSR; encoded by the coding sequence ATGAACATTGCGCACATCGCCGTCCTCATCTGCTACGTCATCGTGATGGTCGCCGTCGGCGCCTGGTTCGGTCGCGCCAAGGAGACCTCCTCGGGGGAGGACTTCGTCCTCGCCGGCCGCTCGCTGCCCGCCCCGGTCCTCGGCGGGACCATGCTCGCGACGTTCGTCGGCTCCGGGTCGATCATCGGCGCCGCGAACTTCGCCTACACCTACGGGCTCACGGCCGGGCTGCTGTTCTTCTCCGGCACCGTCACCGGCTCCCTGATCCTGGTGTTCCTGGCCCGGCGGGTGCGCGAGCGCGCCGGGCACACCGTCCCCGAGCTGTTCGACAGGCGCTACGGCAAGGCGGTGCGGGTCGCCGGGACCGTGACGATCCTGATCGCCTTCATCGGCATCACCGCCTACCAGTTCACGGGGGCGGGCTACATCATCAGCCTCATCACCCCGCTCGGTGAACAGTCCGGAGCCGTCCTCGCCGCGGTGCTGATCACCTTCCTCGCCCTCTCGGGTGGGCTGAAGTCGGTGGCCTGGACCGACTTCCTCTCGTCCGTGATGATCGTGTTCGCCCTGTGGGTCACCGTCTTCTTCGTCGTCGGCGTGGACATGGGATCGGACGCCGGGGAGATCTCCCGCGCCCGCACGGACCTCGGCCCGCTCGGGGGCCTGAGCGCCCTGCAGATGCTCGGGTTCGCGCTGCCCGCCTTCGTGCTGCTGCTCGGGGACCAGAACATGTACCAGCGCCTGGCAGCGGCCAAGAGCCCGAAGGCCGCATTCCAGGGGGCGGTGGTCTTCATCCTCGGCGCCGTCGTCATGATCATCCCGATCGCCGTGCTCGGCGTCGCAAGCTCGGTCCTGCAGCCCGGCATCGAGCCCGACATGGCCGTCCTGTCCCTCTCGGACGGGGCGTTCACCCCCGGAGTGATCGGCGGGGCGCTGCTGGCCGGTGCCTTCGCCCTGATCGTCACCACGGGTTCGTCCTACCTGCTGACCTGCTCGGCCAACGTGGTCCACGATCTCGTGGGGCAGGTGCGACGCTCACAGCCCCCGACGGACCGGCAGAACCTCTGGATCGGCCGGATCGCGGTGCTGGTCGTCGCGACGCTCGGATTCGTGATGGTGAGCTTCTTCCCCAGCGTGCTCGCCCTGCAGATGTACGCCTACACGATGTACGGCGCGACCATCACGCCCGTGCTGTTCGCCGGTCTGTTCTGGAAGCGCGCCACGGCGGCCGGTGCGCTGAGCGCGATGGCGGTCGGAGCTCTCGCGACGATCGTCTGGGAGGTGACCGGTCGCTCCGACGAGCTGAACTCGGTCCTGGTCGCCCTGCCGCTCGCCGTCCTCTCCCTGGTCGGGGTGTCACTGCTGACCACTCGAGGACGGGTGGATGAGCCGGAGTCCATGGCGGCGCCAAGCCGCTGA
- a CDS encoding flavin reductase family protein, translating into MLTDSTLREAFSHFPQGVVLVAAEIDGVPHGLVASTFTVGVSLDPPLVALAVQHSSQTWPLLAERPGLGVSLLGRDQSGVARQLASTNRERRFAGVGVEVDGTGALTLEDAPATMTTQIYATTAAGDHDMVLLEVLTIDSVPGAHAMVFHRSAFKELSAKDLPA; encoded by the coding sequence ATGCTGACCGACTCCACCTTGCGCGAGGCCTTCTCCCACTTCCCCCAGGGTGTGGTCCTCGTCGCGGCCGAGATCGACGGGGTGCCGCACGGGCTGGTGGCCTCGACCTTCACGGTAGGGGTCTCCTTGGACCCGCCGCTGGTCGCGCTCGCCGTCCAGCACTCCTCGCAGACCTGGCCGCTGCTGGCGGAGCGTCCCGGGCTGGGGGTCTCGCTGCTGGGCCGCGACCAGTCCGGCGTCGCCCGTCAGCTGGCCTCGACGAACCGGGAGCGCCGTTTCGCCGGGGTGGGCGTCGAGGTCGACGGGACGGGTGCGCTGACGCTCGAGGACGCCCCGGCCACGATGACCACGCAGATCTACGCCACCACGGCCGCCGGGGATCACGACATGGTGCTGCTGGAGGTGCTCACGATCGACAGCGTGCCGGGGGCGCACGCGATGGTGTTCCATCGCAGCGCGTTCAAGGAGCTCTCCGCGAAGGACCTGCCGGCCTGA
- a CDS encoding metal-dependent hydrolase family protein: MTPSTVFTNARYLDVDSGVWRTGDLEVADGRFARIDGAERAARSAGEDVDVVDLSGRHVIPGLIDCHVHVYAMTANLAELETEAPSYAALQAARLMGDMLDRGFTTVRDTGGADHGLAAAQSEGLLRGPRLFYGGKSLSQTGGHADNRRPGQQKSLGASCCTGLGLLADGPDAVRRAARDQLRTGSHHLKIMAGGGVASPTDRVDSIQYSPAEMRAAVEEAHDANRYVAAHAYTPGAISRALEAGVRSIEHANLMDRPTARKIREAGAFVTMNLVTYWALKEFGASMGLPEASQRKVDDVLTAGENALRIADEEELQLCFGTDLLGGMQVHQSKEFEIRARHQEPLAILRAATVTAAKLLQRDGELGVIREDACADLVVLDGDPLQDIALLSDPDPVMVVQGGHIVSRRGES, encoded by the coding sequence GTGACCCCCTCGACGGTCTTCACCAACGCCCGGTATCTGGATGTCGACAGCGGGGTGTGGCGCACCGGAGATCTCGAGGTCGCCGACGGCCGCTTCGCACGGATCGACGGTGCGGAACGCGCCGCCCGCAGCGCCGGTGAGGACGTCGACGTCGTGGACCTCTCCGGCCGCCACGTGATCCCTGGCCTCATCGACTGTCACGTCCACGTGTACGCGATGACGGCGAACCTCGCGGAGCTCGAGACCGAGGCGCCGTCCTACGCGGCTCTCCAGGCGGCGCGGCTGATGGGCGACATGCTGGACCGCGGCTTCACCACCGTGCGGGACACCGGCGGCGCCGACCACGGCCTGGCCGCCGCCCAGAGCGAGGGCCTGCTGCGCGGACCACGCCTGTTCTACGGCGGCAAGTCGCTCTCCCAGACCGGCGGACACGCGGACAACCGACGTCCCGGCCAGCAGAAGTCCCTCGGGGCATCGTGCTGCACAGGTCTCGGGCTCCTCGCCGACGGCCCCGACGCCGTGCGACGGGCGGCGCGTGATCAGCTGCGCACCGGCTCCCATCACCTGAAGATCATGGCCGGCGGCGGTGTCGCCTCCCCCACCGACCGGGTGGACTCCATCCAGTACTCCCCGGCCGAGATGCGCGCGGCCGTCGAGGAGGCGCACGACGCCAACCGCTACGTCGCCGCCCACGCCTACACCCCGGGAGCGATCTCCCGCGCCCTCGAGGCCGGGGTCCGCTCGATCGAGCACGCGAACCTCATGGACCGCCCGACTGCACGGAAGATCCGGGAGGCCGGCGCCTTCGTCACCATGAACCTGGTGACCTACTGGGCGCTGAAGGAGTTCGGAGCGTCCATGGGACTGCCCGAGGCCAGCCAGCGGAAGGTCGACGACGTGCTGACCGCCGGGGAGAACGCCCTGCGGATCGCCGACGAGGAGGAGCTCCAGCTGTGCTTCGGCACGGACCTGCTGGGCGGCATGCAGGTCCACCAGTCGAAGGAGTTCGAGATCCGGGCCCGCCACCAGGAGCCGCTGGCGATCCTGCGCGCCGCGACGGTCACCGCCGCGAAGCTGCTGCAGCGCGACGGCGAGCTCGGGGTGATCCGAGAGGACGCCTGCGCGGACCTCGTGGTCCTGGACGGTGACCCGTTGCAGGACATCGCTCTCCTCTCCGACCCTGATCCCGTGATGGTCGTCCAGGGCGGCCACATCGTCTCGCGTCGCGGCGAGAGCTGA